AGCCCGACGCCCAATCCTGGAACAACTTCATGGCCCAGATGCAGTGGGCCTCCCAACAGCTCGGGTACGGCGGCGCCCAGGCCTGGGATCCCTCGATGGGCGGCGGCTACGGCCCCCAAGGCCCCATGGGGCCCATGGGCCAGCAGGGCCCGCAGAGCAACCAATTCGGCGGCATGTCCGGCACCATGGATAACTGGGTCTATACTGACGAGAATAACACCGTCGGCTTCACCGGCGACGGCACCCACGACCTGTGGGGCAATAACGTCGTCATCAACGTCGCCCCGACCTCCGCCAGCGTCACCGTCGAAAACACCACCGACACCCGCTTCCAGCCCAACGAACCGGTCGTGAAGATCACCGTCACCGACCCGGCCACCGGCACCCAGGCGGTCTATTTCGTCCACGATTACGACCCCGCCAACGGCGACAAGATCAAGATCAACACGCCCAACTCCACCCAGCAGGTGACCAACAACACGGGCGACACCACCAGCATCACCACCGGTAAGTTTACTCCGGGCGGCGCCGCGGGCGCGGGCACCAAGCCCGACGCCAGCATCGAGGGCGTGGTCCAGGAAGACGGCACCATCCTCTACGAGCCCGAGTTCGCGGGCGGCACCATCGACTTCTGGGCCAATCCGGGCGAAAGCCAGACCCACGTCGTCTACTCCGACGCCAATATTTCTACGAAACCCTCTGATAACGTCAACATTACCATAGACGCCGCCACCGGCGACCTTATCGTTACAGTCACCCATACCACGGGTGAACACGCCGGAACTACCGACACCTACAAAATCAAGAAGGGCTATAATCTCGCCAACATCAATGTGAATGCCGAGTACATCACCTTCAACGGCAATCCGATGGTCGATGGAGAAATCCCGGCCGATTTTCAAGAACGTGTCCAAGGCATCAACGGCGCCACCAACGCCACCGGCGAGGCCGCGGAGGGCGCCGCGGACGCCCAATCCATCATCGACAGCCTGCAAACTAATTTATCCGGAAACAAAGACAACCAACTTCTCAACGCTCTGTATGAAGCCGGCTATCGCAAAACGGATGGAACCCGAATCGAAACCATCGAGGAGTTCAAGGACCTCATTCCCGATAAATTTCCAGGTGCACCGGACAACAAGCTTATTAATTTGCTGATCATGTTGGATCCCCAAGGTCTCGGCAAGGCGGTCTCGGATGTGGCGGCCACCCATGACCCCGAGGATGACGCAAAATTGAATAAAGCGGTAACCGAAAGCTTAATGGCCTTGTTAGGCCCCCTGTATCCCAACGACATCGTCACTATCGGGACAGGCAACGACTATTCGTTCAAAATTACCGGCACTACCTACGAGTGGGGTGTCGATGGTAGCGGTAACGCCACCCTAAGCGAGGCATAATTCTTCGAAGCCCGCCCCGGCATTGGGGCGTCTAATTCCAATATTCGACGTTGGCGAGAAAAAGTCCCCACGCCGGAGCCGTAGCGCCGGCCTGCGTCCTGTCCCGTGCCTCTACCATTTGAATAAAATTACTTGTAATAAAATTTAATCCGGATAAAATTACCTAGTGAAGTCGATTTGCAAGAGGCTATTTGAGCTTAACTTGCCCGCGAACAAGTCCGCGTTTCTTTGGGGCCCTCGTAAGGTAGGAAAGAGTTATTGGATTCGAACCCACCTGCCGGAGGCCAAATTAATCGACCTTCTACAGACGGAAGTCTTCGCGGAATATGCCTCGCGGCCCTCCCTCTTGCGCGAGCGTTTTCAAAACCATCGCGGCATACTGGTGATCGACGAGGTACAAAAGATTCCCGCCCTGCTCGACGAAGTCCATTGGCTGATCGAAAATAAAAAAATCTCCTTTTTGCTCACCGGATCCAGCGCCCGCAAACTCAAGAGGGGCCATGCCAATCTGTTGGGAGGCAGGGCTTGGCGCCGGCAGATGCGACCGCTTTCGATCATGGAAACCGAGGGTTTCGACCTCGAATCGGCCATGGTCAGCGGACTGCTGCCGCCTCACTTCCTCTCGCCCCACCCCAAGGAAGAACTGCGGGCCTATGTGGCGGATTATCTCAAGGAGGAAGTCGCCGCCGAGGCTCTCACTCAAAACATACCCGCTTTCAGCGAATTTCTCCGCGTTGCGGCCATCACCTCCAGCGAACTTTTAAACTACGCGAACGTCGCCCGTGAATCGGGAGTTTCGCCCAAGGTAGTCCGTACCTACTTCGACATATTGGAGGATACCTACCTCGGATTCCGCATCCCACCCTGGACCAAGGCTCGAAATCGCCGCTTGATCGAGACCGAAAAGTTTTATCTTTTCGACGTCGGAGTCGCCAATTTCTTGGCGCGACGCGAGCCCAAGTTGAAAAGCGCGGAGTTCGGCAAATCTTTCGAGCATTACCTGCTGATGGAACTCATGGCCTTTCAAGCCTACCGCAATCCCGAGATGGAGGTGCGCTTCTGGCGGGCCAGCACCGGCCAAGAGGTAGATTTTATCCTGGGCGATATGGAAGTTGCGATCGAGATCAAGGCCGGAGAAAGAGTCCACGAAACCGATGCCCGCGGATTGAGAGCCTTATTGGAGGATCGGCCCGTGAGAAAATCTTTCCTGATATCTTTCGAGCCGGAACCCCGTAGATTGGGAGATAAGATCCAGGGGATCCACTGGAAAACCTTTTTGGAACAATTATGGGGAGGAGAGATTTTCTAGGGCGGAAATCAATACTCCACTTGGACCAAAAACAAGCCCCAGGCCGGCGCCGTCGCCCCGGCCCGAGTCCGGTCCCGCGCCGCCAAGATTTCCCGAAACTCCTCCACTCCTATCCGTCGCAGACCGACTTCCAGCAAGGTCCCGACGATATTCCGCACCATGTGCTTCAAGAAGCCCGGGCCTTGCAGGGTCACGGCGATCAAGGCGGGACCCGCTTCGGCCTCGGGATGAAAGCTGTCCTCGGCCCCCAAGGCCGGCAGGATCCCCGCCAGGCCGAACAGGCCCATCAGGCTGTTGCCGACGTCCCGCAAGGGCACCCGCTGCAGGCGCGCCGCCTCGATGCGACGCACCGAGGTCTTCGCCGTCGAGTCCGCCGCCTTGAAGCTGGCGAAGTCGTGCTCTCCCACCAGCATGTCCAGGCACTCCTGCATGCCCTCGAGGTCCAAGTCGCCCCAGACGCGCCAACTGTAGGAAGAGAGGAAGGGCGACTTATGGTCGCTGTGCAGAAAAAAATAGGTGTAGGTCTTCCGCTTGGCGCTCTTCTGCGCGTCGAAGGCCCCGGGGGCCTCCGCCACGGACAGGACGACGATGTCGTAGGGGAGTTTGGCGTTGAGCGCGCGGTGGAGGGTCTCCAGATCGATGCCGTGCGAGGTGGAAAAATGGGCGACCTGCGCCAAGGCGTGCACGCCCGAATCGGTGCGGCCGGAGCCGATCAGGACCACTTTCTCGTGGCAGATCTCCCCGAGGATTTCTTCAAAAATTCCCTGGATGGTCGGACCGGTGGGCTGGACCTGCCAGCCCTGATATTGGGTGCCTTGGTATTGGATGACGAGTTTGATCTTGCGCATGATACTGTAGAAAACCGTCCCTTTATTCCGGGAATTTCCCGAAAATTGCAATGGGGAAGGCCGAGGAATTCCCGCTTTCCAAATCTCCGCCTTTCCTTCATATTCCCCAGCCGGAGGTCCCCCGATGAGAACCCTGACCCGTGCCCTATTCACCCTGATCTTCACCGCCCTGATCGCCTCGGGCTGCAGCGCCGGAGGGGATCCCGTCCCCGTGGCGACCGGCCTGCTCTACGTCCTCGACCGCGCCAACGCCGCGGTCTACATCTATGACAACATCGCGACCCTCGACGGCGCCCAAGACCCGGTTCGGACCCTCACGGGGGAAAACACCCAAATCGAGAATCCCACCGCGCTTACCGTCGATCCCAGGCGCGACATCCTTTACGTCGCCGATTCCACCGAGGGCGAGGTTTTCGCCTTCATACCCGGCTCCGAGGCGGACGGCGACATCGAACCGCGCCGCACCTACACCGGGGTCGATCGGCTGATTTCCCTCTATTACGACGTCGAAAACGACAGTCTTTACGGCGCGGACCTCACCGACTTCTCGATCCGGGTCTGGGACGACATCAGCACCGCCCCCAACGGCACCGCGCCCAACCGGCGCATCGGACTTGGATACCCGCCCAGCGCGGTCTTCGTCGATACTCAACGAGACAGGCTTTACGTCGGAGATCCCGGCACCTCTTCGGTCCAAGCCTACGACAATGCCTCGACCTTGGGGGTCAACAACCCTCCGGCCGACGCGACCATCACGGACGACACCCAACCCTTCGTGTTCGTCAGCTCCCTCACGATGAACGTCCCCAACGACTTCCTCTACGTAGGTGAGCGTTTCAACCCCTCGGTGGAAATCTTCAATTCGGTCTCCACCTTGAACGGCTCCGTCGCCGTGCCCACGGACCGCAGCCTGGAAGGCGACGCCACCGGTTTGACGCTCGACATGGGGCAGACAATGTTCGTGGAAAACGTGCTTTACGTGCAACAGAGCCGCACGCAGATCGGCTTTTGGGACTCGGCCAACACGGTGACGGGCGACACGGCGCCCAACCGCGCCCTAACCGTCAATCCGGCGTCGCTGATCGTCGGCTTCATGGTGGATCTGGCCCACTGAGCGGTTTCAGTCCTCGCGGTACATCCGACCTTGGATGGCGATGTAGATGCGGCTGCCGCCCGAATCCCCGAGGAACCACGGCAGGTCCGGGTTGCTGGTCCCCGGCCCGCCCGGCGGAAACTGGGCCGCGCCGACCAATACCACGTCGTGATATTTCGTCTGTCCCGCCCTGAGCGTCGCCTCGTAACCCTGCAGATAACGGTCCCCCGCGGAGAGGTAACAGTGAAACCGCGGCTTGACGTCATCGAGATAACCGGCGGGACATTCCGGCCCGTGGCGCTTGTCCTTCAACAGCAATTCGGTTTCGGAGACCCGCCCGTCCGGCACCAAGAGGAGGTCGCGTCCTCCCTCCTCGAGTGAGCGCCGGTCCAAGAGATGGGTCGTGAAGGCCAGGGACAAGGTCGTGTCCATCACGTAATCCGGATTGCCGCCGGGATTGCTCGCGGGCCAACGCCCCAGGATATCGGCGTGGTAGGGATTCTGCATGCGCAGGACGATGCCGGGCAGCGTGAAATGCCCGGATTCGGAATCGTAGAGGCCCGTCTCGCTGGACAGGATGTTGTGGTAGAAATACGAACAGTCGCCGTTGCGGTAGGGCCCCAGCAGGCTCTCCGGCTCGCGGCACTTGTCGGAGCCGTCGCCGGCGCCCAGACGCTGACCGTCGATGCCGACGCTGGCCCGCGAGGTGAAGATGCGCAGCACCTTGATGCGGTCGGCGAGGCTTAGGCCCGGGTCGAGAATGTCCACCACCTCCGCGTCGAGCTCGATGTTTTGGAAGGCGGGGTCTTCGGCGTCGCTGAAACGCAGGCGCAGCGGCTCCGGGGCCAGCTCCGGCTGCTGCCGGTAGTCGATGGTCTCGAGAGGGTCCTCAATGACCGAGTGGTCGATCAATGCCGTCAGGAAATCGAATTGCAGCAGGACGTTCCCGGTCAATTTGGGGATGCCGACGGTCCCCAGCAGGTTGAATTTCATCCGCGCCTCGATGCCGATCGGGTTCGCCTCGGTGCGGCTCCCCACTTTGACCATGTGAATTTCGACGCTGTCGTTGACGACGGTCGCCGCGCCCGGATTGAAGACCAAATCGAAATTCATCAGACCCGGCCCGCCCTCGCCGGCCGCGGGCAGGCGGTTCTCGGTGGCGGGGACGGCGGAGAAGGCCGAGCCGTCACCGAAGGTGAAGTGCACCTCTTCCCAGGCGTCGGTTCCGGAGTTCTTCAGGACCATCTTCTGCGTGAAGGGCAACGCGGCGGCGCTTTCCAGGGCGATCTTGAGGTTGCCCTTGTTCTTCACCTCACGCGGCGAGATCGTGCCGTTGTTGACCTTCGAAACGCCGAGGACGTCGCGGATGTCCGGGATGGTGCGTCCGCTCAAGGCGATCCGAAAGGGTTTGTCGGCGCCGAAATCCAGCAAAAATTCCGCCGTATCCTGGGGCGGATCCTCGCCGGGCGCGGGCTCGACGTAATTGAAGGGAACATACATAATGGGGAAGGAGACCGCGCTCCCCTCACGCGGCAGGACGCACTCGCCGAAGGGAAAGT
Above is a window of Deltaproteobacteria bacterium PRO3 DNA encoding:
- a CDS encoding ATP-binding protein — protein: MKSICKRLFELNLPANKSAFLWGPRKVGKSYWIRTHLPEAKLIDLLQTEVFAEYASRPSLLRERFQNHRGILVIDEVQKIPALLDEVHWLIENKKISFLLTGSSARKLKRGHANLLGGRAWRRQMRPLSIMETEGFDLESAMVSGLLPPHFLSPHPKEELRAYVADYLKEEVAAEALTQNIPAFSEFLRVAAITSSELLNYANVARESGVSPKVVRTYFDILEDTYLGFRIPPWTKARNRRLIETEKFYLFDVGVANFLARREPKLKSAEFGKSFEHYLLMELMAFQAYRNPEMEVRFWRASTGQEVDFILGDMEVAIEIKAGERVHETDARGLRALLEDRPVRKSFLISFEPEPRRLGDKIQGIHWKTFLEQLWGGEIF
- the truA gene encoding tRNA pseudouridine(38-40) synthase TruA, translating into MRKIKLVIQYQGTQYQGWQVQPTGPTIQGIFEEILGEICHEKVVLIGSGRTDSGVHALAQVAHFSTSHGIDLETLHRALNAKLPYDIVVLSVAEAPGAFDAQKSAKRKTYTYFFLHSDHKSPFLSSYSWRVWGDLDLEGMQECLDMLVGEHDFASFKAADSTAKTSVRRIEAARLQRVPLRDVGNSLMGLFGLAGILPALGAEDSFHPEAEAGPALIAVTLQGPGFLKHMVRNIVGTLLEVGLRRIGVEEFREILAARDRTRAGATAPAWGLFLVQVEY